The genomic stretch TCCACCAGGGGATGCTCGGGAGCAAGGATAAAAAAGGTTGCACCGTATACGGTATCGGGGCGGGTGGTGAAAACAGTGATTTTTTCCCGACGTTCGGGCAAGAGAAAATCGATCTCCGCTCCCTCGCTTTTTCCAATCCAATTCTTTTGCATGGTCAAAACCCGGTCCGGCCAATTTCCCAGGAACTTCATATCATCTAGCAGAGCTTCTGCGTAATCGGTAATCCGAAGATACCACTGCTCAAGACTTTTTTTGTCCACGGCTTCTCCGCACCGTTCACACGTGCCCTCAATAACCTGTTCATTGGCCAAAACTGTGGCACACGACGGGCACCAATTCACCAAACCTTTCTTTTTATAAGCTAAGCCCCGATGGTAAAGCTTCAGAAACAACCATTGAGTAAAACGGTAATAATCCGGTTCACAGGTAATAATCTCCCGGCGCCAGTCATAGCTGATCCCGAGTTGTTTTAAAACGTCCCTCATTCGTTCGATTTTTTCATGGGTCCAGATCGAGGGATGAGTTCCGTTCTGAATCGCGGCGTTTTCCGCGGGCAAGCCAAAAGAGTCAAAACCCATAGGATGCAAAACCTGAAATCCCAACCGGGAAAAATAACGGGAAACCACATCACCAATGACATAATTTTTCACATGGCCCATGTGGGGATCGCCAGAGGGATAGGGGAACATTTCCAGCACATAATATTTCCGCTTTTCGGGATTGCGTTCTACCTCAAAGATCCTATCGTTAACCCAGCGTGTTTGCCATTTTCTTTCTATATCTGAAAAAACATACTGGTCCACCAGCGGAAACCTCCCCTATCAATAAGGAAGAAACGTCTTAATTGAGATGCCAGACAGAACGTTCCTGTTTTTCGATGGTTGTGTCCGTGCCGAAGCAAAACAATAATCCCCACTATAATATTAAAAAAGCCCGCCCAAGAGGGCGAGCTTTCGATACTGGTGGAGCTGACGGGATTTGAACCCGTGACCTCCTCCACGCCAAGGAGGCGCGCTCCCAACTGCGCCACAGCCCCGTATTTCATATGAATGCCCTTTAATTATATATAAAAGAAACAAGGGCGTCAATTACTCATGACCGAAAAAAAGCTTATTTCAAAGAAATCAGAGTTTGGCCATAACCGCCGTTTCGAAAATTTCCCGGAGGTTCTCTCCCGATACACCGGTCAGCACCTCGTCATTCACCCGGATATTCGGTCCTTCCGAGCAGTGTTCCAGGCAAAATGTAGCGTCAATGGACACCCGGTCCTCCACTCCAAGTTCCCGGGCCAGTTGAACCAGGGCTTGCAGGATATTATACGAACCCTTCAGGTAACAACTGGTCCCCACGCAGACAGCGATATCCACCTTTTGAGTTTCCCTGGCTACCTGAATCCTCATATCTTCCCGGCTGATCCGCCGTTTCGAAGTATAGGAGGTGTGCAGATGATGTTCGGCCACTTCGCTGTTTGGTTCTTTGAGCCATCTCTCGTAGAGAAACTTAATTGCCGGATTGTCCTGGGCCTTACGGATGGTACTCATCCGGTCGGCGTTGTAGAGCCCCTGCGCTCTCTTGCGGATAATTTCCGCCCGGTCGGGATAGGCCAGCGGCATTCCACCACCTCCGATACATCCATAAGGGCAATTCATCACTTCAACCAAGTCATAGGATCGTTTTCCTTCACGAATATCGGTTATCAGGCGTTGGGCATTGGCCAGACCATGGACAACGGCGACCCGGACTGTCCGACCGTCAAAGTCCACCGCCGTTTCCCGGACCGCCTCCTCACCCCGCACTCCTTGAAATTCAATTTCCTTGAGCTCGTGCCCGGTTAAACGTTCATACGCATAGCGAAGTACCGCTTCGGCGACTCCACCGGTTACCCCGTAAATGACCCCCGCCCCAGTTCCTAATCCCAGGGGACCATCAAATGGCACCGGTTCCAGTTCCCGGAAATCGATACTGGCCGATTTGATCATCTTGATGATTTCCTGAGCGGTCATCACGATGTCGACATCGGGATGACCTTCGGTAGTGAACTCGGGTCGCCGGGCCTCGTATTTTTTGGAGGTGCAGGGCATGATCGAAATAGAGATAATCCGATCAATAGGTACATTCTCAAGTTTGGTCACGAAATTCTTTATCGTTGCTCCAAACATCTGCTGAGGGGAACGAGCCGATGAGAGGTTTTTCAAATAGAAGGGGTAGTTTCGTTCGGCATAAATCACCCATGAAGGACAGCAGGAAGTGAAATGTGGAAGTGGCCCACCCTTTTGTAAGCGCTTGAAGAATTCTTCCGCCTCTTCGAGAGTTGTCAGGTCGGCGCTAAACGACGTATCGTACACCCGGTTAAAACCGATTTTTTTCAGGGCGGATACGATTTTTCCGGTGGTTATTTCGCCCGGAGGAAGTCCGAAGGCTTCTCCCACAGCGACCCTGACGGCTGGAGCGATCTGGGCCACGACGAATTTTTCCGGATCGAGGACTG from Atribacteraceae bacterium encodes the following:
- a CDS encoding [FeFe] hydrogenase, group A, with translation MDERKLEKKALTIDGQEFSLKDEKNILQIARKINIDIPTFCYHSELSVYGACRMCLVEVEGRGLMPACSTPPEPGMLIRTNSPRIMQARKMNIEFFLANHNRDCTTCERNLDCRLQEMSSRMGIDEVRFGVKQEMVEKDLSSYSLVRDPNKCILCGDCVRTCQEIEGIGVYDFSHRGSRALAEPAFGKGLNEVECVFCGQCSLRCPTAAIIVRSEVGNAWQAVLDPEKFVVAQIAPAVRVAVGEAFGLPPGEITTGKIVSALKKIGFNRVYDTSFSADLTTLEEAEEFFKRLQKGGPLPHFTSCCPSWVIYAERNYPFYLKNLSSARSPQQMFGATIKNFVTKLENVPIDRIISISIMPCTSKKYEARRPEFTTEGHPDVDIVMTAQEIIKMIKSASIDFRELEPVPFDGPLGLGTGAGVIYGVTGGVAEAVLRYAYERLTGHELKEIEFQGVRGEEAVRETAVDFDGRTVRVAVVHGLANAQRLITDIREGKRSYDLVEVMNCPYGCIGGGGMPLAYPDRAEIIRKRAQGLYNADRMSTIRKAQDNPAIKFLYERWLKEPNSEVAEHHLHTSYTSKRRISREDMRIQVARETQKVDIAVCVGTSCYLKGSYNILQALVQLARELGVEDRVSIDATFCLEHCSEGPNIRVNDEVLTGVSGENLREIFETAVMAKL